In the genome of Fusarium fujikuroi IMI 58289 draft genome, chromosome FFUJ_chr02, one region contains:
- a CDS encoding related to oligosaccharyltransferase delta subunit (ribophorin II) has protein sequence MRFSIASSLILLTSVTSAASSWSFTDGSVTVGSKRAQGVTAKFSDQKPTKKSLVLGKADTIKVSLTTTEAGEPKRPHQAFLILTESTGLEAPFPLKMKASGKGEAEISQKDLPIQLLLSDEPIKANLVLGSFGSSNPLISPVFDIEVQLDSNAPSPQYEAPVRYGPRAEIDHIFKVGDSSPPVVVTLVFVLAIVASVPALFLGWLFLGANVNHLPKALKAAPISHAVFFGSIVGIEGTLFLYYAQWNLFKTLPIAIVLGVVALLSGTKALSEVQSRRLAGER, from the exons ATGCGCTTCTCAATCGCATCGTCCCTAATCCTCCTAACGAGCGTGACTAGCGCTGCCTCGTCTTGGAGTTTCACCGATGGCTCCGTCACTGTCGGCTCCAAGAGAGCCCAGGGCGTTACTGCCAA ATTTAGCGATCAGAAACCTACCAAGAAGTCTCTTGTCCTAGGCAAGGCAGATACCATCAAGGTCTCGTTAACCACGACCGAAGCTGGCGAGCCAAAGCGCCCTCACCAGGCATTCCTTATCCTCACCGAGTCAACTGGCCTCGAGGCCCCATTCcctctcaagatgaaggccTCTGGAAAGGGCGAAGCCGAGATT TCACAAAAGGATCTTCCTATTCAACTGCTCCTCTCCGACGAACCCATTAAAGCCAACCTTGTCCTAGGATCTTTCGGCTCGTCCAACCCCCTTATTTCCCCCGTCTTCGATATCGAAGTTCAACTCGACTCCAATGCTCCTTCACCTCAGTATGAGGCTCCTGTTCGATATGGCCCCCGAGCCGAGATCGACCACATCTTCAAGGTCGGCGACTCGAGTCCTCCCGTGGTTGTCACTCTTGTCTTTGTGCTCGCTATCGTGGCTAGCGTTCCTGCTCTCTTCCTCGGG TGGCTCTTCCTTGGTGCCAACGTCAACCATTTGCCCAAGGCCCTCAAAGCTGCACCCATATCTCACGCTGTCTTCTTTGGCTCCATTGTCGGCATTGAGGGCACGCTGTTCCTCTACTACGCCCAATGGAACCTCTTCAAGACCTTGCCTATCGCCATTGTCCTTGGCGTAGTGGCGCTTCTGAGTGGAACCAAGGCTCTGAGTGAGGTCCAGAGTCGACGTCTCGCTGGAGAGAGGTAA
- a CDS encoding related to arylamine N-acetyltransferase, giving the protein MSAIYSEAQVAGFLKHLQVPQEFYVGNEPILDHAFLKVLHQHMIATVPYDNLTLHYSSHRNIILEPQALYQKIVGDGRGRGGYCMESNLFFCYMLRALGFQVYPVGVRVRLRKDGVPHGDFVGWQDKTQFCHQYRSLTVPRVHIVNIVTLPDNSRWVMDASFGGDGPTQPMPLIEGAEWVNMGTQDARLIKDFIPGQTELTSGRRLWIYQCRNSRDQPWTSFYAFSHSVEWLPADFEISNCYTGTSPRSFQTTTVLIVKFLLRESKTSPTGEEIYGKRMLVNDVVKENPGGKTRVLKELKTEDERVEALKEYFGIDLTTEEREAIKGFQTEIKSE; this is encoded by the coding sequence ATGTCAGCCATCTATTCTGAAGCCCAAGTTGCTGGGTTTCTCAAACATCTTCAGGTCCCTCAAGAATTCTACGTGGGCAATGAGCCTATTCTGGACCATGCCTTTCTCAAAGTGCTGCATCAGCACATGATCGCAACAGTCCCATATGATAACTTGACGCTGCATTACTCGTCGCATCGCAATATCATTCTCGAGCCTCAAGCTCTCTACCAAAAGATCGTGGGGGATGGGCGCGGAAGGGGGGGTTACTGCATGGAGAGtaacctcttcttctgctacATGCTGAGAGCTCTTGGTTTCCAAGTATATCCCGTAGGCGTACGAGTTCGTCTGCGAAAGGACGGTGTTCCTCACGGTGATTTCGTTGGCTGGCAAGATAAAACCCAATTCTGTCATCAGTATCGTTCACTAACTGTTCCTAGGGTTCACATTGTCAATATTGTAACTCTACCTGATAATTCTCGCTGGGTTATGGATGCTTCATTTGGCGGCGACGGCCCAACACAGCCCATGCCCTTGATCGAGGGCGCCGAGTGGGTTAACATGGGGACACAAGATGCTCGTCTTATCAAGGACTTCATTCCCGGCCAAACAGAGCTCACGTCCGGGCGTCGTCTCTGGATCTACCAATGCCGCAACTCCCGCGACCAGCCTTGGACCAGCTTCTATGCTTTCAGTCACTCAGTTGAATGGCTACCAGCCGATTTCGAGATTAGCAACTGCTACACAGGCACAAGCCCACGCAGTTTCCAGACAACGACGGTTTTGATTGTCAAGTTCCTTCTAAGAGAGAGCAAAACGTCACCAACGGGCGAAGAAATTTACGGGAAACGAATGCTGGTTAATGATGTGGTTAAGGAGAACCCCGGAGGTAAGACAAGGGTTCTGAAAGAGTTGAAGACAGAGGATGAGAGAGTGGAGGCGTTGAAGGAGTATTTTGGCATTGATTTGACGacggaagagagagaggctATTAAGGGCTTCCAGACTGAGATTAAGAGCGAGTAG
- a CDS encoding probable NMT1-N-myristoyltransferase: MSEESKPVEPVVDETNAELKGKAIAHADAEAEADDNDAAESGSEEEHEEQHAAEGSGDKKKKKKKKSKRAKVKEALTGSKSAPTDSDFHKALDGLTPQQIKEFLALNPALSQEVNKASKSDDPSGSQAADMLKKMSLQDIMTGLAAGGKNAKDMGSYKFWQTQPVPKFGEDATLKEGPLRIQKVEEVDKEPAPLIPGFEWVTMDLTNDEEIKEVYELLNKHYVEDDEAMFRFNYSPSILRWAMMPPGWKKEYHVGVRATQSRLLVAFISAIPVHLRVRENVVTCSEVNFLAIHKKLRGKRLTPVLIKEITRRSNLNEIWQGLYTAGVVLPKPVSTCRYFHRAINWQKLYECGFSPLPANSKPQYQVRKYALPDDTSTKGLRPLEEKDLDAVMDLYKRYNARFDMTPEFSREEAHHWFVPKVGPNDQQVVWTYVVEDENKKITDFFSFFCIESTAIGNAKHNVIKVAYMFYYGTDVALQDKFDKAALKKRLNELVHDALIISKRHKFDVFNALTLMDNALFLEQQKFGAGDGQLHYYLFNYRVNPIAGGVDRKNQLDEENLSGIGLVMP, encoded by the exons ATGTCCGAGGAGTCCAAGCCAGTTGAGCCCGTCGTCGACGAGACGAACGCCGAGCTCAAAGGCAAGGCCATCGCTCACGCCGATGCCGAAGCTGAAGCCGACGACAACGATGCCGCCGAATCTGGATCCGAGGAGGAGCATGAGGAGCAGCACGCTGCTGAAGGTTCcggcgacaagaagaagaaaaagaagaagaagtcgaagcGAGCGAAAGTCAAGGAGGCCCTGACCGGCTCAAAGTCCGCGCCGACCGATTCCGATTTCCACAAGGCCCTCGATGGCCTCACTCCTCAGCAGATCAAGGAGTTCCTCGCCCTCAACCCAGCCCTCTCCCAAGAGGTGAATAAGGCCTCCAAGAGCGATGATCCTTCCGGTTCTCAGGCTGCCGACATGCTCAAGAAAATGTCACTACAAGATATCATGACTGGTCTTGCCGCGGGCGGAAAGAATGCCAAAGATATGGGATCGTATAAGTTCTGGCAGACGCAGCCTGTACCCAAGTTTGGAGAGGATGCGACCTTGAAGGAGGGTCCCTTACGCATTcagaaggtcgaggaggtcgacAAGGAGCCCGCCCCTCTAATTCCCGGCTTTGAATGGGTTACAATGGATTTGACCAATgacgaggagatcaaggaagTTTACGAGCTTTTGAACAAGCACTACgtcgaggacgatgaggCTATGTTCCGCTTCAACTATTCTCCCTCTATCCTTCGATG GGCCATGATGCCTCCtggctggaagaaggaaTACCACGTTGGTGTCCGCGCAACCCAGTCCCGTCTTCTCGTAGCTTTTATCTCAGCCATTCCTGTTCACCTCCGTGTCCGAGAGAACGTTGTTACCTGCTCTGAGGTCAACTTCCTTGCCATCCACAAGAAGCTCCGAGGCAAGCGTCTTACACCAGTACTCATTAAGGAGATTACCAGACGCAGCAACCTCAACGAGATCTGGCAAGGACTCTACACTGCTGGTGTCGTCCTTCCAAAGCCCGTCAGCACATGCAGATACTTCCATCGCGCTATCAATTGGCAAAAGCTTTACGAGTGTGGCTTCAGTCCTCTCCCCGCAAACAGCAAGCCTCAGTATCAGGTTCGCAAGTATGCGCTACCAGACGATACTAGCACCAAGGGCCTGCGACCGCTGGAAGAGAAGGACCTTGATGCTGTTATGGATTTGTATAAGCGGTATAATGCGCGCTTTGATATGACGCCAGAGTTCAGCCgcgaagaagctcatcactGGTTTGTCCCCAAGGTTGGACCCAATGACCAGCAGGTTGTGTGGACATACGTTGTCGAG GACGAAAACAAGAAAATCActgacttcttctctttcttctgtATCGAGTCGACTGCTATTGGAAACGCTAAGCACAACGTTATCAAGGTTGCTTACATGTTTTACTACGGTACAGACGTCGCGCTACAGGACAAGTTCGACAAGGCTGCTCTCAAGAAGCGCCTTAACGAGCTTGTTCACGATGCCCTTATTATCTCCAAGCGCCATAAGTTCGATGTGTTCAACGCATTGACGCTGATGGACAATGCGCTGTTCCTGGAGCAGCAGAAATTCGGGGCCGGTGATGGTCAACTTCATTATTACCTGTTCAACTATCGTGTAAACCCAATTGCTGGTGGTGTCGACCGCAAGAACCAGCTTGACGAGGAAAATCTGAGTGGTATCGGACTTGTGATGCCTTGA
- a CDS encoding related to alpha/beta hydrolase → MCEFKAHLHAIRTRRQRTFPSAEETLKHPAYPGTLWALEPHSHGKVSVAEGRGGPVGIAWEIHGQGPVKLVLIMGLAGVKTSWQRQTKYFGHDRADKYSVLIIDNRGMGGSDKPVGVYSTSGMALDAIEVIDHVGWKAERDINLVGISMGGMIAQEIAIRIPERLQSLSLICTSGKVQNTKGLWETVSDTMGMINPKSMERSIVDTALRLFTPEWLVAPDDDILPEPGVTARCSPPPPEGGPTYGLFETNFQRFQAQELTKKTNPELYTTKMLMCQLAAAALHNKTDDQLREIADGVGSERIMIMHGKRDNMISFPNGERLIKVLKPGSVHIVDDMGHAPIIEKTQWFNSVLEEQLSMWTKPKEE, encoded by the exons ATGTGTGAATTCAAGGCTCACTTACACGCGATACGTACTCGCAGGCAACGCACGTTTCCCTCTGCTGAGGAGACGCTCAAGCACCCAGCCTATCCAGGCACACTCTGGGCCCTAGAACCTCACTCTCACGGCAAGGTCTCTGTCGCTGAGGGTCGCGGTGGTCCAGTCGGCATTGCGTGGGAGATTCATGGTCAGGGACCCGTCAAGCTTGTG CTTATTATGGGCTTGGCAGGAGTCAAGACATCATGGCAGCGTCAAACAAAGTACTTCGGCCATGATCGAGCCGACAAGTACTCGGTTCTCATTATCGATAATCGTGGGATGGGCGGCAGCGACAAGCCCGTGGGTGTCTATTCTACCAGCGGCATGGCACTCGATGCCATCGAGGTCATCGACCATGTTGGCTGGAAGGCTGAGCGGGATATCAACCTCGTTGGTATCTCCATGGGTGGCATGATTGCACAAGAAATTGCTATTCGTATTCCCGAGCGTCTGCAGTCGCTTTCCCTCATCTGCACATCAGGCAAGGTCCAGAACACAAAGGGACTGTGGGAAACTGTCTCAGACACCATGGGTATGATCAACCCCAAGTCCATGGAGCGCAGTATTGTCGACACCGCTCTCCGGCTCTTCACACCCGAGTGGCTCGTCGCACCAGATGATGATATACTACCTGAGCCAGGCGTCACCGCACGATGCAGCCCACCACCGCCAGAGGGTGGTCCAACATACGGCCTCTTCGAGACCAACTTTCAGCGTTTCCAGGCTCAGGAACTCACCAAGAAAACAAACCCCGAGCTGTACACCACCAAAATGCTCATGTGTCAACTTGCGGCGGCAGCTTTGCACAACAAGACGGATGACCAGCTACGGGAAATAGCAGACGGTGTCGGCTCTGAGCGCATCATGATTATGCATGGAAAGCGTGACAACATGATCAGCTTTCCAAATGGCGAACGGCTCATCAAAGTGCTGAAACCAGGCTCTGTACACATTGTGGACGATATGGGACACGCACCCATCATAGAGAAGACACAATGGTTCAACAGTGTCTTGGAGGAACAGCTGAGTATGTGGACCAAGCCGAAGGAGGAATAA